The following proteins are co-located in the Streptomyces sp. DT2A-34 genome:
- a CDS encoding peptidoglycan-binding protein: MGSVEGMLAQMRKLIGTGENPPGSNNNFITDWYGFDDAWCNMTVSYAAAKSDNLDAIFGKHAWTVGHARRFQSKGRWHYGVGGIRAGDVVFFDWSGTRSIDNIDHVGVVEAVHSSGKITTIEGNTSDKVLRRDRYSSEIVGYGRPAYGNAAPLPPTDGILRRGSKGAAVKTLQGNLNKVMGSKLVVDGDFGPATESAVKAFQKKYGLTVDGEYGPASDKMMKSALKGGTKPQKPTPRPPGAGKLVVDGQFGPATCAALQRSLNSHGAKLSVDGSFGPLTKKALQTYLKVTADGAIGPNTVKALQKKVGAGVDGQWGPDTTRHLQQDLNANTF; encoded by the coding sequence ATGGGGTCCGTGGAGGGGATGCTCGCGCAGATGCGCAAGCTGATCGGCACCGGTGAGAACCCGCCCGGGTCGAACAACAACTTCATCACCGACTGGTACGGCTTCGACGACGCGTGGTGCAACATGACCGTCAGCTACGCCGCCGCCAAGTCGGACAACCTCGACGCGATCTTCGGCAAGCACGCGTGGACGGTCGGACACGCCCGGAGGTTCCAGTCCAAGGGGCGCTGGCACTACGGGGTCGGCGGCATCCGCGCGGGCGACGTCGTGTTCTTCGACTGGAGCGGCACCCGGTCCATCGACAACATCGACCACGTCGGCGTGGTCGAGGCCGTCCACTCCAGCGGCAAGATCACCACCATCGAGGGGAACACCAGCGACAAGGTCCTGCGCCGGGACCGCTACTCCTCCGAGATCGTGGGTTACGGCCGCCCCGCCTACGGCAACGCCGCGCCGCTCCCGCCCACCGACGGCATCCTGCGCCGGGGCTCCAAGGGCGCGGCGGTGAAGACCCTCCAGGGCAACCTGAACAAGGTCATGGGCTCGAAGCTGGTCGTCGACGGGGACTTCGGCCCCGCCACCGAGTCGGCGGTGAAGGCCTTCCAGAAGAAGTACGGCCTCACGGTCGACGGTGAGTACGGGCCCGCCTCGGACAAGATGATGAAGTCCGCCCTCAAGGGCGGCACCAAGCCGCAGAAGCCGACTCCGCGCCCGCCGGGTGCCGGGAAGCTCGTCGTCGACGGCCAGTTCGGCCCCGCGACCTGCGCCGCGCTCCAGCGTTCGCTGAACTCGCACGGCGCCAAGCTGTCCGTCGACGGTTCCTTCGGGCCGCTCACGAAGAAGGCCCTCCAGACCTACCTGAAGGTGACCGCGGACGGCGCCATCGGCCCGAACACGGTCAAGGCCCTGCAGAAGAAGGTGGGCGCGGGCGTCGACGGCCAGTGGGGCCCCGACACCACCCGCCATCTCCAGCAGGACCTCAACGCGAACACGTTCTGA
- a CDS encoding helix-turn-helix domain-containing protein, giving the protein MRTQSFRGRPAGAAGATESAHPAIREDGTVRGVTAWAEALSGLYGPVNASADQGFRATVRSRELGLVRVSAVDCPAAEVRGTAGPCGTRAARYHLVLVTGGEAVLEQAGRTVRVGACGPVLLDTDRPFRLHLTRPRNTVVTAHLPWTERDGLGGSVARELPGREQLAVLVAEFLAGLARDATPYGPVGELRMGAVVTELVRALLDHRPGDGEGPATPVLLRRIQLYILDHLDDRRLTPDQVAAAHHISTRYLHRLFQGQELTVAAWIKAQRLERCRRDLADPALRHLPVHTIGARWGFAQPADFSRAFRAAYGVTPTGLRAGALPAHKQCAPRQRQLSAVPADSTS; this is encoded by the coding sequence ATGCGTACTCAGTCATTCAGGGGGAGACCGGCGGGCGCCGCCGGGGCGACGGAGTCAGCGCACCCGGCCATCCGCGAGGACGGGACGGTCCGGGGCGTCACGGCATGGGCGGAGGCGCTGAGCGGGCTGTACGGGCCGGTCAACGCCTCCGCCGACCAGGGGTTCCGCGCGACCGTGCGATCGCGGGAGCTGGGCCTCGTACGGGTGTCCGCGGTGGACTGTCCGGCCGCGGAGGTACGGGGGACGGCCGGGCCCTGCGGGACACGCGCGGCCCGGTATCACCTCGTCCTTGTGACGGGCGGCGAGGCAGTGCTCGAACAGGCAGGGCGGACCGTGCGGGTCGGGGCCTGCGGCCCGGTACTGCTCGACACGGACCGGCCGTTCCGCCTGCACCTGACCCGACCGCGGAACACGGTGGTCACCGCGCACCTGCCGTGGACGGAGCGGGACGGCCTGGGGGGATCGGTCGCGCGGGAGTTACCGGGACGTGAGCAACTCGCGGTACTGGTAGCGGAGTTCCTGGCCGGCCTCGCGCGGGACGCGACGCCGTACGGGCCGGTCGGCGAGCTGCGCATGGGCGCGGTGGTGACCGAGCTGGTGCGGGCCCTGCTCGACCACCGGCCCGGCGACGGGGAGGGCCCGGCGACCCCGGTACTGCTGCGCCGTATCCAGCTGTACATCCTGGACCACCTCGACGACCGGCGGCTGACGCCGGACCAGGTCGCCGCCGCGCACCACATCTCCACCCGCTATCTGCACCGGCTCTTCCAGGGGCAGGAGCTGACCGTCGCCGCCTGGATCAAGGCCCAGCGGCTGGAGCGGTGCCGACGCGACCTGGCCGACCCGGCGCTGCGCCATCTGCCCGTCCACACCATCGGGGCGCGTTGGGGTTTCGCCCAGCCGGCCGACTTCAGCCGGGCGTTCCGCGCCGCGTACGGCGTCACGCCGACGGGTCTGCGCGCGGGTGCGCTCCCTGCACACAAACAGTGCGCGCCACGCCAACGACAGCTGTCCGCCGTCCCAGCAGACTCAACTTCCTGA
- a CDS encoding adenylosuccinate synthase: MPALVLLGAQWGDEGKGKATDLLGGSVDYVVRYQGGNNAGHTVVVGDQKYALHLLPSGILSPGCTPVIGNGVVVDPSVLLSELSGLNERGVDTSKLLISGNAHIITPYNVTVDKVTERFLGKRKIGTTGRGIGPTYADKINRVGIRVQDLYDESILTQKVEAALDAKNQILTKLYNRRAIAAEQVVEELLGYAEKIKPYVADTVLVLNQALEDDKVVLFEGGQGTLLDIDHGTYPFVTSSNPTAGGACTGAGVGPTKISRVIGILKAYTTRVGAGPFPTELFDEDGEALRRIGGERGVTTGRDRRCGWFDAVIARYATRVNGLTDFFLTKLDVLTGWEEIPVCVAYEIDGKRVEELPYSQSDFHHAKPVYEMLPGWSEDISKAKSFSDLPKNAQAYVKALEEMSGAPISAIGVGPGRDETIEINSFL, translated from the coding sequence GTGCCCGCACTTGTGCTGCTCGGTGCTCAGTGGGGTGACGAAGGCAAGGGAAAGGCGACGGACCTGCTAGGCGGCTCCGTCGACTATGTGGTGCGCTACCAAGGCGGCAACAACGCCGGCCACACGGTAGTCGTGGGTGATCAGAAGTACGCCCTCCACCTGCTCCCTTCCGGAATCCTCTCCCCGGGGTGTACCCCGGTCATCGGCAACGGCGTCGTCGTCGACCCGTCGGTCCTGCTCTCCGAGCTGAGCGGTCTGAACGAGCGCGGCGTCGACACGTCGAAGCTCCTCATCAGCGGAAACGCGCACATCATCACGCCGTACAACGTGACGGTCGACAAGGTGACGGAACGCTTCCTCGGCAAGCGGAAGATCGGCACGACCGGTCGCGGCATCGGCCCGACCTACGCCGACAAGATCAACCGCGTCGGTATCCGTGTGCAGGACCTGTACGACGAGTCGATTCTGACCCAGAAGGTCGAGGCGGCCCTCGACGCCAAGAACCAGATCCTCACCAAGCTCTACAACCGGCGCGCGATCGCCGCCGAGCAGGTCGTCGAGGAGCTGCTGGGCTACGCCGAGAAGATCAAGCCGTACGTCGCCGACACGGTCCTGGTCCTCAACCAGGCGCTGGAGGACGACAAGGTGGTCCTCTTCGAGGGCGGCCAGGGCACCCTCCTCGACATCGACCACGGCACGTACCCCTTCGTCACCTCGTCGAACCCGACCGCGGGCGGCGCCTGCACGGGCGCGGGCGTGGGCCCGACGAAGATCAGCCGCGTGATCGGCATCCTCAAGGCGTACACGACCCGCGTCGGCGCCGGCCCGTTCCCGACGGAGCTCTTCGACGAGGACGGCGAGGCGCTGCGCCGCATCGGCGGCGAGCGGGGTGTCACCACCGGCCGTGACCGGCGCTGCGGCTGGTTCGACGCGGTGATCGCCCGGTACGCGACCCGCGTGAACGGCCTGACCGACTTCTTCCTCACCAAGCTGGACGTCCTGACCGGCTGGGAGGAGATCCCGGTCTGCGTGGCGTACGAGATCGACGGCAAGCGCGTCGAGGAACTCCCCTACTCCCAGAGCGACTTCCACCACGCGAAGCCGGTCTACGAGATGCTCCCGGGCTGGAGCGAGGACATCAGCAAGGCCAAGTCCTTCTCCGACCTGCCGAAGAACGCCCAGGCGTACGTCAAGGCGCTGGAGGAGATGTCGGGCGCGCCGATCTCCGCGATCGGGGTGGGTCCGGGCCGGGACGAGACGATCGAGATCAACTCGTTCCTTTAG
- a CDS encoding diacylglycerol kinase family protein translates to MAEVATFAMSDQLLVVIDAAARRTDGESVRIAKDVLSAGAATKVCLPEGPEEFARALARRGSRRPVVIGDDRALTRAVSLLHRQRQLAECLLAVVPVGAALSLAGSLGVPTGAVAAARAVLDGMERRLDLLVDDSDGVVLGALRIPPIRDPAEPTGMNEVNGPNGATAVGPVAARPWLRTCQSLVRTLVPARGAPEVPSGPSRLRVEVDGTTLVDLDQPVEAVSVAPGFAGVAEVEVRPASVGAEASPLRAEGRTVTVSGAHFRYRADAVVSGPVLRKTWTVGEGGLRLVLPASA, encoded by the coding sequence ATGGCCGAGGTGGCGACTTTCGCGATGTCCGATCAGCTGCTGGTGGTGATCGATGCGGCTGCCCGGCGGACGGACGGGGAGTCCGTCAGGATCGCGAAAGACGTGCTCAGCGCGGGTGCGGCGACGAAAGTGTGCTTGCCGGAGGGGCCGGAGGAATTCGCCCGGGCACTGGCTCGGCGCGGGTCGCGGCGGCCCGTGGTCATCGGCGACGACCGGGCGCTGACGCGGGCCGTGTCGCTGCTGCACCGGCAGCGCCAGCTGGCCGAATGCCTGCTGGCGGTGGTGCCGGTCGGGGCCGCGCTGTCGCTGGCCGGATCCCTGGGGGTGCCGACGGGGGCGGTGGCGGCGGCCCGGGCGGTGCTGGACGGGATGGAGCGGCGGCTGGATCTGCTCGTCGACGACAGTGACGGAGTGGTGCTGGGCGCCCTGCGGATCCCGCCGATACGGGACCCTGCCGAGCCGACCGGGATGAACGAGGTGAACGGGCCGAACGGGGCGACCGCGGTGGGGCCGGTCGCGGCGCGGCCCTGGTTGCGGACGTGTCAGTCGCTCGTCCGGACGCTGGTGCCGGCGCGGGGCGCACCCGAGGTCCCGTCCGGGCCGTCGCGGCTGCGGGTCGAGGTCGACGGAACGACGCTGGTGGACCTCGACCAGCCGGTGGAGGCGGTGTCGGTGGCCCCGGGGTTCGCCGGTGTGGCCGAGGTGGAGGTGCGGCCGGCCTCGGTGGGGGCGGAGGCCTCGCCGCTGCGGGCCGAGGGGCGGACGGTGACCGTGTCGGGAGCGCACTTCCGGTACCGGGCGGACGCGGTGGTGTCGGGGCCGGTGCTCAGGAAGACGTGGACCGTGGGGGAGGGCGGGCTGCGGCTGGTGCTGCCGGCGTCGGCGTAA
- a CDS encoding Uma2 family endonuclease, with protein MTLMAERPVISGSDFEELLDLLDELHVPDGYEAEIIRGRIVVSPWSKAYYADVMDLVCDQLRPHLPEEHRITWGPLLYVFPGFESACGPDIHAAHRRARRTTSNRLDGQALSFVAELTSPSTRNDDLTDKVDVYGKAGVPIYLLLDMQEDQATVYWSPSPQGYRGHLTKPFGEKLYIPEPFECTLDTEGFQAPEEDEEEPEAQQEA; from the coding sequence ATGACACTCATGGCAGAGCGACCGGTGATAAGCGGCAGCGACTTCGAGGAGCTTCTGGACCTCCTTGATGAGCTGCACGTGCCCGACGGCTACGAGGCCGAGATCATCAGGGGGAGAATCGTCGTGTCGCCGTGGTCCAAGGCCTATTACGCGGATGTGATGGACCTGGTCTGCGATCAGCTGCGCCCTCATCTCCCCGAGGAGCACCGCATCACTTGGGGCCCCCTGCTGTACGTGTTCCCGGGCTTTGAAAGCGCCTGCGGCCCTGACATCCACGCTGCTCACCGACGTGCCCGCCGCACCACCAGCAACCGCCTCGATGGGCAAGCCCTCTCGTTCGTCGCTGAGCTGACCTCTCCTTCCACCCGAAACGACGACCTGACTGACAAGGTCGACGTCTACGGCAAGGCAGGCGTCCCCATCTACCTCCTTCTCGACATGCAGGAAGACCAGGCCACCGTCTACTGGTCGCCGTCGCCGCAGGGATACCGGGGACACCTCACCAAACCGTTCGGCGAGAAGCTCTACATCCCGGAGCCATTCGAGTGCACGCTCGACACCGAGGGCTTCCAGGCCCCGGAGGAGGACGAAGAAGAACCCGAAGCCCAGCAAGAGGCCTGA
- a CDS encoding GbsR/MarR family transcriptional regulator, whose translation MTESVGAGRDAESVSQFVESFAAQLVEAGMQRMAARVFAALLASDKGVLTSAELSEQLRISPAAVSGAVRYLAQTHMVSREREPGSRRERYRVHGDQWYEALTNREAVLKRWESALREGVSSLGADTPAGRRLAETLAFFEFIEGELAAMMERWRVHREKTFGQ comes from the coding sequence ATGACGGAATCAGTCGGGGCCGGCCGCGACGCGGAGTCCGTGTCGCAGTTCGTGGAGTCCTTCGCGGCGCAGCTCGTCGAGGCCGGGATGCAGCGCATGGCCGCCCGGGTCTTCGCCGCGCTCCTCGCCTCCGACAAGGGCGTGCTGACCTCCGCCGAACTGAGCGAACAGTTGCGGATCAGCCCCGCGGCGGTCTCCGGCGCGGTGCGCTACCTGGCCCAGACGCACATGGTGTCGCGCGAGCGGGAGCCCGGTTCGCGCCGGGAGCGCTACCGGGTCCACGGCGACCAGTGGTACGAGGCCCTGACCAACCGCGAGGCCGTCCTCAAGCGGTGGGAGAGCGCCCTGCGCGAGGGCGTCAGCAGCCTCGGCGCCGACACCCCGGCAGGCCGCCGGCTGGCCGAGACGCTCGCCTTCTTCGAGTTCATCGAGGGCGAGCTCGCGGCCATGATGGAGCGCTGGCGGGTGCACCGCGAGAAGACTTTCGGCCAGTAG
- a CDS encoding ABC transporter ATP-binding protein has protein sequence MTKANLALEVSGLHKSFGKTHALAGLDLDVETGEVHGFLGPNGAGKSTAIRVLLGLLRADAGAARVLGRDPWADAVEVHRRIAYVPGDVALWRNLSGGEVIDLYGRLRGNLDTRRRAELIERFELDPTKKGRTYSKGNRQKVALVAAFASDVDLLILDEPTSGLDPLMEEVFRRCVEEERDRGRTILLSSHILSEVEELCDRVSIIRKGRTVESGSLADLRHLTRTSVTAELAGPPNGLSRLPGVHDLAIQSIERGQGRRVRLQVDTDKLDAVLRSLSESGVRSLTSTPPTLEELFLRHYQADQPDQADVSEVPR, from the coding sequence ATGACGAAGGCCAACCTCGCCCTTGAGGTATCCGGACTGCACAAGTCGTTCGGCAAGACGCACGCGCTCGCCGGCCTCGACCTGGACGTCGAGACCGGCGAGGTCCACGGCTTCCTCGGCCCCAACGGCGCCGGCAAGTCCACCGCCATCCGCGTCCTGCTCGGCCTGCTGCGCGCCGACGCGGGCGCCGCGCGGGTGCTGGGCCGCGACCCCTGGGCGGACGCGGTGGAGGTGCACCGCCGCATCGCCTACGTGCCGGGCGACGTGGCCCTGTGGCGGAATCTGTCCGGCGGCGAGGTCATCGACCTCTACGGCCGTCTCCGCGGCAACCTCGACACCCGACGCCGGGCCGAACTGATCGAGCGGTTCGAGCTGGACCCGACGAAGAAGGGCCGCACGTACTCCAAGGGCAACCGGCAGAAGGTCGCCCTCGTCGCCGCGTTCGCCTCGGACGTGGACCTGCTGATCCTCGACGAGCCGACCTCGGGCCTGGACCCGCTGATGGAGGAGGTCTTCCGGCGCTGTGTCGAGGAGGAGCGCGACCGGGGCCGCACGATCCTCCTTTCCTCCCACATCCTCAGCGAGGTCGAGGAGCTCTGCGACCGGGTCAGCATCATCCGCAAGGGCCGTACGGTCGAGAGCGGTTCGCTCGCCGACCTGCGCCATCTGACGCGCACGAGCGTCACGGCCGAACTCGCCGGTCCGCCCAACGGGTTGTCCCGTCTGCCGGGCGTCCACGACCTCGCCATTCAGTCGATCGAGAGGGGTCAGGGCCGCCGTGTCCGGCTCCAGGTCGACACCGACAAACTCGACGCCGTACTGCGCTCGCTCAGCGAGTCGGGCGTGCGGTCGCTGACGTCGACGCCGCCGACACTGGAGGAACTGTTCCTGCGGCACTACCAGGCCGACCAGCCTGACCAGGCCGACGTGA